The Rhodococcus sp. ABRD24 genome contains the following window.
GTGGCTACGGCTACATGCGTGAGTACCCGATCGCCAAGGCTTACATGGATTCCCGCGTCCAGACGATCTACGGCGGCACTACCGAGATCATGAAGGAAATCATCGGCCGCGGGCTCAACCTCTGACGGTTGCCGACGGAACCCTCCGGCGATGACAAACGGGCCGCGGCAGGAACTCCTGCCGCGGCCCGCTTCTGCATCGGGTATCAGACGCCAAGTGATCAGATCTTGCGCATCACGGTGACAACCTTGCCGAGGATGGCGGCGTCGTTGCCCGGGATGGGGTCGAACAGCGCATTGTGCGGCATGAGCCACACGTCCTTGCCGGTGCGTTTGAATGTCTTGACGGTCGCCTCGCCGTCGATCATCGCCGCGACGATGTCGCCGTTCTCGGCGACGCTCTGCTGACGGACCACGACCCAGTCACCGTCGCAGATGGCGGCATCGATCATCGACTCGCCGACGACCTTGAGCAGGAACAGTGAACCCTGGCCGACCAGTTCGCGCGGCAACGGGAAGACATCCTCGACGGCTTCCTCCGCGAGAATCGGCCCACCAGCGGCGATCCGGCCGAGCACCGGCACGAACGCCGGCGCCGGGAGCTGATCGGCATCGACCGTGGCCGTTCCGCCGCTTCCGGTCTGCGCGTCGTCGAATCCGCGGACGTCCACCGCTCGTGGGCGATTGGCATCGCGACGCAGGAACCCCTTGTGCTCGAGAGTGCGCAGCTGGTGCGCCACCGAGGACGTGGAGGCAAGCCCGACCGCATCCCCGATCTCCCGGATGCTGGGTGGGTAGCCGCGCTCGGCGACCGACGCCCGGATCACCTCGAGTACCTTGCGCTGGCGGTCGGTGAGCTTGGCGCCTGCCGCTCCACCGATGCGTACCTCGGTGGGTGAATCGGTGGATCTCGTCGTGGAACTACTTGTGGACCCAGTGGGGGTCTCCACGGGCGACTTCGTGTGCGACCCGTGAGTCCCGGACTCGCCGGAAGGGCTCGAGCTGTCGTCCTTCATGGCTGGTGGCCTCCTACGCGGGCTCAACCGCTCCCGCAGCGGTTCGTGGACTGTGCGTTCTGCCACGAATCTAGCCCGACAACGCCTTGACATCAAACATCTGTTCGAGCCGTGTCGCCGAAACTACTGACATTGTCGGATGCTCGTGGTAGAAATCGAACATGCGTTCTTTCGAACGCGTGGTCGAACACGTGGAACGGCACAACAATCGTCACTCTGATCGCACACCGATGGGCGGTCTGGACGCGCTGGGAGGGTTCGGATGGTCATGGCACTTTCGGGGAATGGATCGGCACCTGTCGAGGTGGCGCAGTCGCCGCGGCGGCGACCCGGCTCGTCCTGCGTGGAGCGTGAGTCGCTGCGCACGGCGCGTGAATACGATGCGGTGCGACGCCGCCGGTCCGGCAGGCACGATCCGCGGCGCCCGACGCCGGGGTTGGTGCGCTACGGCACGACGTCGAACGGCGTGTCCCGTGCGGTGCACCCCCAGCGCAGGAAGACCTCCGGTTTCGGCGGTGTCGTGGCCACCATGGTGATCACCGCGAGCATCGTGGTCGGCTTGGATGCACTGGCCAATCTGAGTGTCGGAGTATCCGACGGTGTTCCGGCGGAGACCGGGGCGGTGCATGTGCGGGGCGGCGAATCGCTGAGCGATGTCGCGGCACGGGTGGCTCCGGACGCGCCGGTGGCGAAAGTGGTCGACAGGATCATGCAGTTGAACGACATGTCGAGTGCTGGTGTGCGGGCCGGGCAGACGCTGATTGCACCTGTTGCGCTCGTGCGCTGATTCCGAAGGAGACGTGCGGTCATGACGTCATCGTGGCGTGGGTCGATCCCGGACCTCTTGGGCACCCGGGAGTCGCTGGTCCTCGGGGAGGTGCGGGTATCCTCGGATCCTGTCAGTAACACCACATCGCGTGGTCGCGTCGATATCGCGCCTCCTCTACGTGAGTCGGTCCTCATGGACCCGGCGTCGATCGGGAAGCGGCGCTGCGGCCACGACGGCTACGAAGGATTCGCCATGCACTGCCCGTTCTGTCGGCACCCTGATTCACGCGTGGTCGATTCTCGTGAGGCCGACGAGGGCGCGGCGATCCGGCGCCGACGGTCCTGCCCCGAGTGCGGTCGCCGCTTCACAACTGTGGAGACCGCGGTCCTTGCAGTGGTCAAGCGGAGCGGCGTCACCGAGCCGTTCAGTCGGGAGAAGGTGGTCCAGGGCGTCCGCCGGGCCTGCCAAGGCCGACAGGTGGACAACGATGCACTGAATTTGCTTGCGCAGCAGGTGGAGGACGCCGTCCGGGCGTCCGGATCCCCAGAGATTCCGAGCCACGAGGTGGGACTGGCCATTCTCGGTCCGCTGCGCGATCTCGACGAGGTCGCCTACCTGCGTTTCGCGTCGGTGTACCGGTCTTTCAGTTCGGCAGAGGATTTCGAGCGGGAGATCAAGGATCTCCGCACTCATCGGGAGAACCGCGGCGCCGAGCTGTCCGGGGCCGAACCGAACGCCGGATAGATCGCCCGAAGGGTGCCGGATAGCAGTCCGAAGGGTCCTGCCCAGCCCGGACTACCGTCGGATGCGGTCGATTGCCTTGAGCACCCGCTTCTCCGACACCGGAATCGCGGTGCCGAGAGTCTGTGCGAACAGGCTCACACGCAGTTCCTCAATCATCCACAGAATCTCGGTGACGTCCTCGGCGCCATGTCGCTCCTCGGGTAGCGCCGACAGCATGCGGTCGTATGCGGCGTACACACGGTCCAGGGCGTCCATTCCGACGCGGTCGCGCTGCGCACTGCCGGGCAGCGCCTCGAGTCGCTGGACCGCGGCCGTCAGATAGCGGGGCAGATCCCGGAGCCGCCGGGTCCCGAGTTCTGCCACGAAACCGGGGAACAGTAACGATTCCTTCTGTTCACGTACGTCGTCGGCCGCTTCGCCACCGGCGCGGTCGAGAACCACCGCGAGGCGGTGCGATTCGGCGAGCGCCGGCAGCAGTAGCCGCAGCAATGCCGCGACGCGGGTCGGAAGCTGTGCACGCACCTTGGTGGTGAGGGCGTCGAATGCGGCGGGATCGAGTACGGGGCCACCGTTTTCGGCGATCAGTTCGTCGACAGCGCATGCGCGCGCATCCTCGAGCAGGGCGTCGAACGAGCCGTCCGGGTTCTGGCCGAGTGCCAGTCGTTCGCTATTGCTCATTCCGGCGGTTGCCGATCTGGCCTGCGTGGGAATCGCATTGAGCAGGAGCTGCCGGGTTCCAGATCGCATCGCGGCACGTTGCGCGGCCGCTGTAGTGAGCACCCGAACCGCGACGCCCGATTCTTCCGGCACCAGCGCCGGATAGCCGGTGACCTGCTGGCCACCGAGCGTCCGGGTGACCGTGGCGGGCAGCGTGCCGAGAGTCTGCGCAGTCCACACCGGTGCCGGTGCCCGTTCCGTGCTGGACGTAGCCTTGGCGACTTCCACCTTCACGCGTGGCGCGAGCGAACGACGCAACGCCGCCAAGCTCTTGTCCCGGCCGAGGACCGTGCCCTTCTCATCGACCGCTGCGAACGTCATTCGTAGGTGCGGTGGCAGCGAGACCACGTCGAAGTCCGTGGGGTCGATCCGGCACGAGCCGAGCCTGGAGAGTTCACGTGCCATGGCATGGACCAGCGGCTCCGACCGCGGCTTCACCGACGCGAGCGCCGCCGCCGCGAAATCGGGTGCCGGAACCACCTGGCGTCGAATGTTCTTCGGCAGAGTCTTGATCAGTGCGGTGACGAGTTCGGTGCGCAATCCCGGAACCAGCCAGTCGAAGCCGACCGGCCGCAGTCCGGCGAGAAGTGCGACGGGAATACGGGCGGTGACGCCGTCCTCCTCGGTTCCGGGCTCGAACTGGTAGGTGAGCGGGAACTGCATGTCGCCCTGGCGCCACGCATCGGGGTACTCGCCCTCGAGCACTGCTGCCGAATCGGCGTTGACGACCGTTGAGGTGGTGAAGGTCAGCAGGTTCGGATCGTCGCGGCGGGTCTTCTTCCACCACGTGTCGAAGTGCCTGCCGGACACCGCCTCCGCGCCGACCCGTTCGTCGTAGAACTGGAAGAGGGTCTCGTCGTCGACGAGGATGTCGCGGCGGCGGGCCCGATGCTCGAGCTCCTCGACGTCGTCGAGCAGCGCGCGGTTGGCGTGGAAGAACTTGTGCTGGGTCTGCCATTCACCCTGCACCAGCGCATGCCTGATGAACAGCTCCCGCGATGCTTCCGGGTCGATGGAGCTGTAGGTCACCGGCCGGCCGGTGACGAGGGGCACGCCGTAGAGCGTCACCCGCTCGTAGGCCATCGCGCATGCCTGCTTCGTGGACCAGTGCGGTTCGGAGTAGGTTCGTTTGACCAGGTGCGGGGCGAGCTTTTCTGCCCACTCCGGTTCGATGCGGGCCGTCATTCGCGCCCACAGGCGTGAGGTCTCCACCAGTTCGGCGGCCATCACCCACCGCGGGGGCTTCTTGAACAGGCCGGACCCGGGGAAGATGGCGAAGCGGCTGCCGCGGGCGCCGAGGAAGTCCCGCTTGTCGCCCTCTCGCAGGCCGATGTGCGAAAGCAGGCCGGCGAGCAGTGACTGGTGGATCGCGGTCTCCGCCGCTGCGGAGCCGGAATCGGATGTCTCCCAACCGAGTCCACGTGTGATTTGGCGGAGCTGGCCGTGCAGGTCCTGCCACTCGCGGATGCGCAGCCAATGCAGGAACTCGGTGCGGCACATTTTGCGGAACTGGTTGGAGCTGAGCTCCTTCCGCTGATCATGCAGGTATTCCCACAGCTTCAGGTAGGCGAGGAAGTCGGAGTTCTCGACGTTGAACCGAGCGTGCTTGCTGTCGGCGGCCTGCTGGAACTCGGCGGGGCGCTCGCGGACGTCCTGGATGGACATCGCCGAGACGATGACGAGCATCTCGCGCAGGCAGCCGTTCTTGTGCGCCTCGACGAGCATTCGCGCCATCCGCGGATCGACGGGGAGCTGGGCGAGTTCGCGTCCGGTGCCGGTGAGCTCAGGTCCGTTGGTCTTCGCCCCGGCGGTGATGGCGCCGAGTTCCTCGAGCAGCGCGATGCCGTCGCGGATCGCACGCGGGTCCGGCGGTTCGACGAATGGGAATGCGCCGATGTCGCCGAGTCCGAGGGCCGTCATCTGCAGCACGACGGACGCGAGGTTGGTACGCAGGATCTCCGGTTCGGTGAACTGCGGCCGAGACTCGAAATCCTCTTCCGAGTACAGCCGTATGCAGATGCCGTCCGCGACACGACCGCACCGGCCGGAACGCTGACGCGCGGACGCCTGCGAGATCGGTTCGATCGGCAGCCGCTGGACCTTGGTGCGGACCGAATAGCGGGAGATGCGGGCGGTGCCAGGGTCGATCACGTAGCGGATACCGGGCACCGTCAGCGATGTTTCGGCGACGTTGGTGGACAACACCACTCGTCGTCCGGTGTGCGGGGAGAACACCTTGTGCTGTTCGGCGGCCGACAGACGCGCATACAGCGGCACGATCTCGGTGTGCCGGAGCTTGCGGTCGCGCAGTGCATCAGCGGTGTCGCGGATCTCTCGTTCGCCCGAGAGGAACACCAGGATGTCGCCGTCTCCTTCTGCGCACAGCTCGTCGACGGCCTCGCACACCGCATCGACGGGGTCGCGGTCGAAGGTCTGCTCGCCCACCTCGATGGTGAGTGGCCGGTATCGCATCTCGACGGGGAAGGTGCGGCCCGAGACCTCGACGATGGGGGCCGCGACGCCGTCTACCGAAAAGTGCTCGGCAAAGCGCTCCGGGTCGATCGTGGCCGAGGTGATGATCACCTTGAGGTCGGGTCGGCGAGGCAGCAGTTCCTTGAGGTAGCCGAGGATGAAATCGATGTTGAGGCTGCGTTCGTGGGCCTCGTCGATGATCAGGGTGTCGTAGCGGCGCAGCATCCGGTCACGCTGGATCTCGGCGAGGAGGATGCCGTCGGTCATGAGTTTGACGAGTGTCGAGTCGGAGACGTGATCGGTGAACCGGACGGTGTAGCCGACGGTGTCGCCGAGCTCGCGCCCCAGCTCCTCGGCGATGCGTTCGGCGACCGTCCGCGCGGCCAGCCGGCGAGGCTGGGTGTGCCCGATCATGCCGCGGATGCCGCGGCCGAGCTCGAGACAGATCTTCGGGATCTGGGTGGTCTTACCGGAACCGGTCTCGCCGGCCACGATCACGACCTGGTGGGATGCGATGGCCGCCGCGATATCGTCGCGGCGCTGTGTCACCGGCAGCGAATCCGGGTACGTGATCGCTGGTACCTGGGCCTGGCGTTCGGCGATCCGGAATTCGGCGGCGGCTATCTCCGCGTTCAGCGCGGCAAGCGCGGACGGGGACTTGGCACGATCGAGCCGGCGGCGTAGCCGGTGTTCGTCGCGCAGAGTGAGCGCACCGAGTCGCTTCTTCGCCTGGCGGCGATCGATACCGGGTTCGGCTGCAGAAGGTGTGGTCGACATGCTCCGCACAGCCTATCGAAGTGTTCGACGGCGCTCGCTGCTGGAACACTTGGCGGTGTGCGAACGTGCGGCGGTGACGGCAGGGAGGCGGCCCGGTTTCCGTGGCATAGTCGCGGGAAGACGTACGCGACGAAGAAGCAAAGGACGGCTTGCATGGCTGGAGCACTGTGGCACGGGTTCGCAGATATGGGGGCGGTGCATCGCGACGGTGCGTTCGTCGTCACCCGCGGTGAAGGCGCCTACATCTGGGACGACACCGGCACCCGGTACCTCGACGCCACGGCAGGCCTGTGGTTCACGAACGTCGGGCACGGGCGCACCGAGATCGCGGACGCGGTTGCGGCGCAGCTGTCGAAGGTGGCGCACTTCTCGAACTTCGGAGACTTCACGTCCGACACCACCGTGGCGCTCGCGGAGCGGCTTGCGGCGATCGCGCCGGTGCCCGGATCCAAGGTGTTCTTCACGTCGGGTGGTTCCGACTCGGTCGACTCCGCTGCAAAGCTCGCTCGCCGGTACTGGACGGAAGTGGGCCGGCCGTCTAAGAAGCTGATCGTCGGACGGCAGAAGGCGTACCACGGCATGCACGTCGCCGGCACCGCGCTCGCCGGCATCCCGGTCAACCGGGAGGGCTACGGCGAACTGATGGCCGACGCGCGCACCGTCGACTGGGATGACGCGAAGGGCCTGCTCGAACTGATCGAGCGTGAAGGCGCCGACGCCATCGCGGCCTTCTTCTGCGAACCGATCATCGGCGCCGGCGGCATCTACCTGCCACCCGAGGGCTACCTGTCGGAGGTCCGCGAGATCTGTCGCGAGCACGAGATTCTGTTCGTCGTCGACGAGGTCGTCACTGGTTTCGGGCGGATCGGTGGATCGTGGTTTGCGTCCAGCCGCTTCGACCTGCAACCGGACATGATCACCACTGCGAAGGGGCTCACCTCCGGTTACGTTCCGATGGGCGCGGTTTTCGTCGCACCGAACGTCGCTGAGCCGTTCTTCAGCGGTGGCGTGTGGTGGCGCCACGGCTACACCTACGGCGGCCATGCCGGTGCTGCGGCCGCGGCCATGGCGAACTTGGACATCGTCGAGCGGGAGAACCTGCTGGGCGAGTCGAAGCGACTCGAGGCGTCCTTGCATGAGCACCTCGCTCCGCTTGCCGAGCATGAGCGGGTCGCGGAGGTGCGCAGCGGGCTCGGGGCGGTGGCGGCCGTTCAGCTGGCCGATCCCGCGGCGGCGCTGCCGTTCGTGAAGACGCTCCGCGAGTTCGGGATCTCCGGCCGCGCCGCCGGCCAGGGAGCGATGCAGTTCTCGCCATCATTCGTGATGACCGACGAGCAGGTCGCCGAGATGGCGGCCGGAGTCGCCAAGGCTCTCGGCTGATGTGACCGGCTAGCGGCGGAATCGCCGCCGCCAGGCCGATAGGCGCTGCCGCACGGTGGGTTTCACCTCGACGAGGTCGACCACCGTGCGGTCGGCGGCGGCTGATGCCTGAGCGAACCGGGTATGCAATCGGTCGCGGATCTCGTCCGGGGTATACGCGCGGCGCTGCCGTTCGGCGCGCGCTGCGAGGACCCCGCTCGCGGCGACGCCCACCGCGCCCGCCAGTCCGATCACCTTCCACACACGTCTGCCGTCGACTCGCATCGCTCTAGGCTAGGCGGATGACTCGGCCGACGCATCCATCCCAGATAAGCCTCGACGCGGCGGTCGACGCGACCCGTACCGGCGACATCTGGATCTTCCGTGGACAGTCCGGCGCGGATCGCGCCATCCAGACCCTGACGAACAGCCCCGTCAACCATGTGGGGATGTCGGTGGTGCTCGATGACATGCCGCCGCTGATGTGGCACGCCGAGCTCGGTCATTCTCTGCAGGACATGTGGACCGGGAAGTTCCAGCGCGGGGTGCAGTTGCACGATCTGCGGGGTGCGGTCCAGGTGTGGGGCGCGCGCTACGGGCAGCGCGGCTGGCTCCGTCAGCTGGCTGAACCCGTCACCCGTGAACAGGAGGACGCGCTGCTGCGGACTATTGCACGTCTCGACGGGACGCCATTCCCGTCGACCGCGCGCCTGGCGTCCCGCTGGTTCGGCGGACGCCTCCCGATGCGCCGACGCCGCGGCAGGGGGCGGGCCGAACGTGCCGGCCTGGAGTCCGCGTACTGCGCCGAGGTGGTTGCCTCGACGTACGAGGCGATGGGGCTGCTCACTGCGGAGCGCCGGACCAACTGGTACGACCCCGGCCGATTCTGGAGCGGCGACAGACTCCCACTGGCGCCCGGAGTGATGCTCGGCGCCGAGATCGCGGTCTTGCTCAGCGACGCGGATGTGGCAGCCGGAAAGGGCGCGGGCAGGGCCGTCGAGCCATGAGAGCGCGGCCAGCGACCCAGCCGAAATGTGATGGTCATCACATAACGAATGGATAACGACTGGTTCGTCAAATGTGCGACACGCCGAATCTGCCTGCGGAAATACCGATCGATCATCCCACTATTCGGACGATCGTACCGAAATTCGGCTTCGTGACCTTTCCGTGACCATCGCCTACGGTCGTAATCGGCCCGAGACAATTGGGCCACGCCGGCCCGCTACTGCGAGAACCTGCCCCGCGGCCCGGACACCCGAATCCTTCGAGGGGCAGGGGTGAGACGGGCATCAGGCTCGACCGACGGTCCGTGTGCGAGCGCCGTCTCTCCGGCAGGAGTGGAGAGGATCTACCGAATGACCAACTTCACCTTCAAGCGCGCCCTCGGGGCCGTAGTGGCCGCCGGATCTGTCGTCGCGATCCCACTGGCGATCAGCACGGGCACGGCTTCGGCGGCGGGCCACGACTGGTCCGGCGTCGCGGAGTGCGAATCGTCCGGCAACTGGGCGGCCAATACCGGCAACGGCTTCTACGGCGGCCTCCAGTTCACCCAGAGCACGTGGGAGGCCTACGGTGGATCCGGCAGCGCGCACAACGCGAGCAAGGCCGAGCAGATCCGCGTCGCCGAGAACGTTCTCGAGGGTCAGGGTGTCGGCGCGTGGCCGGTGTGCGGCCAGTACCTCGAGAGCGGAAGCACCCCGGGCGCAGTTGCTTCGGTGGCACAGCCTGTCGTCGAGTCGGCTCCGGTTGTGCAGCAGCAGGTTCCCGAGTGGGCACCGACCGTCAGTGCCGGCGTCGGCACCTACGTCGTGCAGCTCGGTGACACCCTCTCTCAGATCGCCGCGACGCACGGCGTCTCGCTGGCGAACCTGGCGAGCCAGGTGTCCAATCCCGATCTCATCTTCCCCGGACAGGCCTTGTCCGTCTGATTCGGTTCTCGCTACCGAACGGCGCGCACAGCCCCGCCGATGACCCCCTCCACTGGCGGGGCTGTGTCACCTCCCGGCGCCACCCGCGTCGAGCTGGTCGAACCTCGAGGGCTCCGATTGCTGCCGCGAGGGTGCCGATGCTTCGCTGAAATGAACGAAGGTCCTCTCCTTTCCAGGAGAGGACCTTCGCGTCGAACGGGAGCCGATCAGGCGAGCGTCTCGTTCGCGAAGACGGCCTGGGCAACACCCTGGAGGGTCGCCGCGATCTTGACGGCCTCCCAGACCTGTTCCTTGGTGAGGCCCTCCTTGCGGACCACGGCATCGTGGGCGGCCGTGCAATCGTGGCAGCCGTTGATGGTGGACACCGCGAGCGACCACAGCTCGAAGTCGGCCTTCTCGACGCCGGGGCTGCCGATGATGTTCATCCGCAGGCCCATGCGCACCTGTGCGAAGTCATCACCGAGGTAGCTCTTTGCGCGGTAGGACACATTGTTCATGCCCATGATCGACGCCGCGCCGAGGGCGGCGTTGTACGCCTCTGCGGAGAGGTTGTCAGCGGCCTCTTCCGAAATCTCCCGCAGTACGGTCGCCGACTTGGTGGCGGCCGCGGCGGCGAGGAAGGTGCCCCACAGCTGTTGTTCGTTCAGTTCCGTCGAACGCGCAAGGGAGCTGAGGTTGAGCTTGAGGTCCTTCGCGTACTCGGGAAGCGAGTTCTTGAGGTTCTCGACCGACATGGGTCAGATGCCCTCGGACATGAGCTCGCCGGCGTTGATCGTCGGGTCGCCCTTCTTCCAGTTGCAGGCGCACAGCTCGTCGGACTGCAGGGCGTCGAGGACGCGCAGGACCTCGTCGACATTGCGGCCCACGGAACCGGCCGTGACAGACACGAACTGGATTTCGTTGTTCGGGTCGATGATGAAGGTGGCGCGGTCCGCGACGCCGTCGGCGTTCAGGACGCCGGTCGCCTCGGCCAGCTCACGCTTGAGGTCCGAGAGCATCGGGAAGGGGAGGGTCTTGAGATCCTCGTGCTGTGCACGCCACTGGAAGTGCACGAACTCGTTGTCGACCGAGGCGCCGAGCACCTGGGCGTCGCGGTCCGCGAATTCGTCGTTGAGCTTGCCGAAGGCGGCAATCTCGGTGGGGCACACGAAGGTGAAGTCCTTGGGCCAGAAGAAAACGATGCGCCACTTACCGGCGTAGTCATCGCTGGTGACCGTGGTGAAGTAGTCGTCGGGTTGCTTGGCGTCGACCTTGGACAGGTCGCCGCCGATCACGGCGGTCAGGTTGTATGCCGGGAACTGGTCGCCGATGGTCAGCAGAGCCATGTGTCGTCCTCCTGCTTGATTTGTGAACATCTTTCTCGCGCAGTCACGCACCGCTGGTGGTGGTGGGCGCTACCGGGAGCAGGGCAGTGCGGAAGTCTGCATCTCGCAGGTTCCATGCCCTGCACTTTTTCGGTATGCCCCATAGTGCCCGAAACCCGTCGAAAGGTAAAGGTGATAGGTAGAACTACACTGATAGGTATGGCTGATGGAATCTACCAACCCACACTGCCGCAGCTGCGTGCCTTCGTGGCGGTGGCCGAGTATCGCCACTTCGGCACGGCCGCTGCACGTTTGAATGTGAGCCAGCCCACACTTTCGCAGGCGCTCGCGGCGCTCGAGAACGGCCTCGGGGTCCAGTTGATAGAGCGCAGTACCCGGCGGGTCCTGGTCACTCCGGCGGGCTCGGCCCTCTTGACTCAGGCGAAGGCGATCCTCGAGGCCGCTGACGGATTTGTCGCGACCGCGGCAGGTGTCGGCGACGCCCTTGCCGGGGCGCTGCGAATCGGGTTGATCCCCACGGTTGCCCCGTACGTGCTGCCGGCGTTGCTGCCCGCGCTCCGCCGCGAACTACCTGCGGTGACACCGCAGGTAGTCGAGGACCAGACCGCCCGACTGCTCGAGGCGCTACGCGGAGGGGTGCTCGACGTCGCGGTGCTCGCTTTGCCGTCGGAGGCGACCGGGATGATCGAGATTCCACTCTATACAGAGGATTTCGTCTTGGTTGTGCCACGGGAGCACGCGCTGGCTGGACGCACCGATCTGCGCCCGCGGGTGCTCGACGATCTGCCGTTACTGCTATTGGACGAGGGGCACTGTCTGCGCGACCAAACGTTGGATCTGTGTCGGTCGGTGGATGCGCATCCAGCCTCCGGCGACACCCGGGCGACCTCACTCACCACGGTCGTGCAGTGCGTGGCAGGCGGACTCGGCGTGACGTTGGTGCCGGAATCTGCGGTCGCGGTCGAAACCGCACGCGGCGACCTGGCGACGGCCCGATTCGCCTCGCCCGCTCCGGGACGCACCATCGGATTGGTGTTCAGGGCGTCGAGTGGCCGCGCGGAGAAGTTCGGCCGGTTGGGTGAGATCGTGAAGTCCGTTGCGCCTGTCTCGACCGGTGATAGCGTCCTTGACTGATCTTGGTTCGTTTTCTCTTGGTGGGGTGTATCGATGTCGAATGCTGTTGTGAACGCGGCTGGGCGCCGCAGTCGTCGGCTCTCGCGCCGGTTCGGTGTCGCGGGCGTTGCTGTTGCGACTGCGGCGGCGGTGATGAACGGCGGTGTTGCGCAGGCGGCCGGCAGCCTCGATGTGGGAAGCCTCGCAACTGGGAGCGTCGGATCGGGGTCGTCGATTCCCGGTCCGCTACAGGAGGATCCGGGGCCGGTGCCGGTTCTCCGCGACGACATCGTGACCCCGGCCGTTGTCGCGGAGACGTCGCCGTCCGCGCAGGTGCGCCAGCTGACCATCGAGTCACCCGCGCTCCGGCGCGAGGTCACCGTCCAGGTCCTTCTCCCCGCCGACAGGTCCGAGCCGCGCCCAGTCCTGTACATGCTCGACGGCGTCAGTGCGCGCCCGAACAACAGCGGCTGGATGACCCTCGGACGGGCGCCGGAGTTCTTCTCCGACAAGGACGTCAATGTGGTGCTGATCAATGGTGGCCGCGGCAGCATGTACGCCGATTGGGACCGGACCGACCCCAAGCTGGGCTGGAACAAGTGGGAGACCTTCATCACCGAGGAGCTGCCGCCGCTGATCGACGCGAAGCTCGGTGCCAACGGTGTCAACGCCATCGCGGGTAACTCGATGGGCGCGCAGGCTGCAGTGATGTTGGCGCACCGGCACCCCGAGCTGTACTCCGGCATCGCGGCTTACAGCGGCTGCTTCTCCACCAATGACACTCTCGGCCGACTGACCGTGCAGACCACGGTGACCTCGCAGGGCGGCGACCCGGCGAACATGTGGTCCGCGCCCAACGGCCCGCAGTGGAAGGCACACGACACTCTGCTCAACGCGGAGAAACTGCGCGGCAAGGAGATCTACCTGTCGGTGGGCAATGGCGTGCCCGGTGCCTCCGAGACCGATACGGATGCACAGACCCTGCTGGTCGGTGCCGCGCTCGAGGCCGGATCCAAGGTTTGCACCGAGGTACTCGACGCCCGCCTCGAGATGCTGAGGATTCCGGCTACCGTGACCTACGAGCCGCAAGGGGTGCACGCCTGGGCCTACTGGGATGATCAGCTGCCCAAGTCGTGGCCGACCCTGCGAAAGGCACTCGGCCTCTAGGAGCGCCGCCTGCGGCCACCCGGCTTGCCGGTGTGGCGGGGGCCGGTGGCCTTGCCGGACGCCTTGGCCGCCGCAATCTTCGCGGCCTTGGCTTTCGCGGCCTTCACCTTGGACACCTTCGGTACGTCGGCCTGGTCGCGTC
Protein-coding sequences here:
- a CDS encoding hydrogen peroxide-inducible genes activator, translating into MADGIYQPTLPQLRAFVAVAEYRHFGTAAARLNVSQPTLSQALAALENGLGVQLIERSTRRVLVTPAGSALLTQAKAILEAADGFVATAAGVGDALAGALRIGLIPTVAPYVLPALLPALRRELPAVTPQVVEDQTARLLEALRGGVLDVAVLALPSEATGMIEIPLYTEDFVLVVPREHALAGRTDLRPRVLDDLPLLLLDEGHCLRDQTLDLCRSVDAHPASGDTRATSLTTVVQCVAGGLGVTLVPESAVAVETARGDLATARFASPAPGRTIGLVFRASSGRAEKFGRLGEIVKSVAPVSTGDSVLD
- a CDS encoding aminotransferase class III-fold pyridoxal phosphate-dependent enzyme translates to MAGALWHGFADMGAVHRDGAFVVTRGEGAYIWDDTGTRYLDATAGLWFTNVGHGRTEIADAVAAQLSKVAHFSNFGDFTSDTTVALAERLAAIAPVPGSKVFFTSGGSDSVDSAAKLARRYWTEVGRPSKKLIVGRQKAYHGMHVAGTALAGIPVNREGYGELMADARTVDWDDAKGLLELIEREGADAIAAFFCEPIIGAGGIYLPPEGYLSEVREICREHEILFVVDEVVTGFGRIGGSWFASSRFDLQPDMITTAKGLTSGYVPMGAVFVAPNVAEPFFSGGVWWRHGYTYGGHAGAAAAAMANLDIVERENLLGESKRLEASLHEHLAPLAEHERVAEVRSGLGAVAAVQLADPAAALPFVKTLREFGISGRAAGQGAMQFSPSFVMTDEQVAEMAAGVAKALG
- a CDS encoding peroxiredoxin; its protein translation is MALLTIGDQFPAYNLTAVIGGDLSKVDAKQPDDYFTTVTSDDYAGKWRIVFFWPKDFTFVCPTEIAAFGKLNDEFADRDAQVLGASVDNEFVHFQWRAQHEDLKTLPFPMLSDLKRELAEATGVLNADGVADRATFIIDPNNEIQFVSVTAGSVGRNVDEVLRVLDALQSDELCACNWKKGDPTINAGELMSEGI
- a CDS encoding carboxymuconolactone decarboxylase family protein, with the translated sequence MSVENLKNSLPEYAKDLKLNLSSLARSTELNEQQLWGTFLAAAAATKSATVLREISEEAADNLSAEAYNAALGAASIMGMNNVSYRAKSYLGDDFAQVRMGLRMNIIGSPGVEKADFELWSLAVSTINGCHDCTAAHDAVVRKEGLTKEQVWEAVKIAATLQGVAQAVFANETLA
- a CDS encoding transglycosylase family protein, coding for MTNFTFKRALGAVVAAGSVVAIPLAISTGTASAAGHDWSGVAECESSGNWAANTGNGFYGGLQFTQSTWEAYGGSGSAHNASKAEQIRVAENVLEGQGVGAWPVCGQYLESGSTPGAVASVAQPVVESAPVVQQQVPEWAPTVSAGVGTYVVQLGDTLSQIAATHGVSLANLASQVSNPDLIFPGQALSV
- a CDS encoding alpha/beta hydrolase family protein; amino-acid sequence: MNGGVAQAAGSLDVGSLATGSVGSGSSIPGPLQEDPGPVPVLRDDIVTPAVVAETSPSAQVRQLTIESPALRREVTVQVLLPADRSEPRPVLYMLDGVSARPNNSGWMTLGRAPEFFSDKDVNVVLINGGRGSMYADWDRTDPKLGWNKWETFITEELPPLIDAKLGANGVNAIAGNSMGAQAAVMLAHRHPELYSGIAAYSGCFSTNDTLGRLTVQTTVTSQGGDPANMWSAPNGPQWKAHDTLLNAEKLRGKEIYLSVGNGVPGASETDTDAQTLLVGAALEAGSKVCTEVLDARLEMLRIPATVTYEPQGVHAWAYWDDQLPKSWPTLRKALGL